The window TCACCGCTACAGAAGCGGTACTAAAAGGTGAAGAACAGGAGCGTACACGTTTAGCTAAAGACCTGCACGATGGATTAGGAGGCATGTTAAGCGGTATAAAATTCTCATTGGGCAACATAAAAGAAAATTTAATCATGACCCCAGACAATGTCCATGCCTTTGAACGAAGTATTGATATGCTGGACAGCTCAATTCAGGAAATGCGCCGGGTGGCACATAACATGATGCCAGAAATGCTCGTAAAATACGGGCTCGATACTGCGCTGAAAGAATTTTGTACCGAAATGGACCGAAGTGGCATGATCCATATCAGCTATCAGTCTGTGGGAATGCAAAACACTGAGATCGCACAAACAACCTCAGTTACCATTTACCGCATCATACAGGAACTGGTCAACAATAGCATCAAACATGCCCAGGCCAAAAATGTACTGGTACAATTGCATCAGTCCCATCAGGAAAAGTTATTGGCCATAACAGTAGAAGACGATGGAAAAGGTTTCAACACTGATCAGCTGAAACAAGCTAATGGAATGGGCTGGCTGAATATCCAAAACCGTGTTGAGTTTTTAAAAGGAAAAATTGATCTGCAGTCCGCACCTGGCAAGGGAACCTCGGTAATGATCGAAATTAATATTTGATAAATAATGAAAGCAGGTATTTTTGTAGTAGACGACCATTACATGGTCATAGAGGGCATCCATTCCCTATTACAGCATGAAAAAACACTGGACTGGATGGGTCATGCCACCAATGCCGAGTCCTGCCATAGTTTTCTAAAATTGCACCAGCCAGAGGTGATACTCATGGATGTAAACCTGCCCGATAAAAGCGGGATAGAGTTATGTAAAGAAGTTAAACAGCTGTATCCGACAATAGCAGTGCTTGGCCTGAGCACATTTAACCAGCAGGCCATTATCCGCAATATGATGGATAACGGTGCATCAGGCTATGTGTTAAAAAACGCGACCAAAGAAGAACTCCTGGAAGCCATAAACACCGTGTTAAAAGGCAAAGTGTATTATAGCCAGGAAGCTTTCAGTTCACTAAGAAAACCTGAGCCCAATCAGCTCCTGATTACCCGAAGGGAAAAAGAAGTTTTATTGTTAATCGCAGAAGGATTGACCAATGCAGCAATTGCAGAAAAACTTTTCATCAGCATCCCAACCGTAAATACCCATCGCAAAAGCCTCCTGGAAAAATTCGAAGTAAAAAATACAGCAATGCTCATTAGCAAAGCTACAAAACTCCAGCTCATCTAATTATGCCACTTGCTACCCATCTCTTGTGATTTAATACCTATACGTATTAACAACATAGGGTTTAAACATTGGTTTTTAACGTATCCTTTAAACCACTCGATGCTTTCTCTTTTACCTTTTTATTTCCATTGGTCTTACCAGGTGTTTGAATGATAAACTTATAGTCCCCTGCTTTCAGTACTTCAAACTGTATCGTATTCTTTTGGTCAACCTTAAGATTGATCATATTCCCTCCCGGATTTTTACCACCCTTTACAACAATACCACCAATCGGTGAGCCAGGCCTTGCAGTCTGGGAAGTATCATTTTGCGTTACCCCCTTCTCATTTATGCTTTTTCCTTCTGATCCATCAGCTCCAGTAAGCGTGAACTGGTAACTCCCGGCTTCCAGTCCCTTTAATTCAAACTCGCCTTTATCATTACTGGTCGTGATCACCAGACTCCCCCGGGATTTTTACCACCTTTCACAATAATCCCACCAATTGGATTTCCCGGGGCAGATTGTATGTTCTGATCCGAAACCTCATTTTTACGCCCAGCTGTATATGTTCTTCCTTTTCTTTTATTCTTAGTAGAGGTTACACCTTTTGAGCTAATGCTTTTTCCCTGAGAACCAGGTTCAATTATTTGGAATATGTATTCACCAGCTTCAGCCACCGGAAATGTGACTTCCCCATTTTCATTTGAAACCGCGATCATATCTCGTGGACCGGGATTTTTCCCTCCTTTCACAATTATACCGCCAATCGGGTTACCAGGAGAAGCTTGTATGTCCTGATTTGGGGTCTCATTTTTACGTCCAGCTGTATATGTTCTTCCTTTTCTTTTATTCTTAGTAGAGGTTACACCTTTTGAGCTAATGCTTTTTCCCTGAGAACCAGGTTCAAGTATTTGGAATATGTATTCACCAGCTTCAGCCACCGGAAATGTGACTTCCCCATTTTCATTTGAAACCGCGATCATATCTCGTGGACCAGGATTTTTGCCGCCTTTAACAATGATACCACCGATCGGGTTACCAGGTTTTACCAAAGCAAACGAATTATTCATGGGATTTTCAGCAGAATTACCACCATGTTCAAATAGTGGGTTTACCAGATTGACACCATTATCACCTGTTTTTATCACTTTCCCTCTTAAACGCCTTTTGCCGGTGCTGTTCCCCAGTGGGACACTAACCCCAAAATTCACACCAAAACTATTATATGCGGCGCTTTGACCAACGGACTTACTGGTCCCCGCCGCCATCTGATCCTGGCTGTAAAATCCCATATCGTTGGCTTTACCCTGAGGCTTAAATAACATGCCATCGTTTTTAACATCCGGGCCAACTGTATAATTGCCTTCCAGATAGAAACCCAGCTTTCCAGGGAAAAAAGCAACGCGCAGTTTAGGGATAAGGGCAAAACCCGTAGTTTTACCTGCCCCTGACTGTATATCTCTTTATTATAGTTTGTGCCGTTCACCGCATTGCTTTGTGTTACACTGAAGGCATTTTGCTTTAAATGAAAATAAGCGGCATTCAAAACGGGTGACAAAGTAAACTGACCAAACGAAAAATTAGCCTGCGCGCCAACTTCTCCCTTAAAACCATTTTGTTTATTCCCTTCACTATTTACCATTATACTGGGTAAAGCTGACTGTCCGGTAATATTATAGACCTGTAAATCAGCAAGATCATAATCTCCATTTCCAGCAAAATATTCGCCCCCGGCATTAAGGCCAATGGTAAAGAAATGCGATGTGTTGCCTGCCGCCCCCCATTTCCAAACAAGGGTACATATATGTTTCCGCCTACAGCGTATCCATTAACAAGGTTTGTTTTTGTTTTGACTGAACTGCCAGGTGTATTTATTCCACCAGCCACAAACAACAACAAATTCCCTCCTGGATTTTTACCACCCTTTACAACCATGCCGCCAGTCGGTGAGCCAGGGGTTTGCGCCATTGCACAAAAACAAATAGTCGAAAAGAAAAGTGTGAAGCGTTTTTTCATATTAAATTTCGTTTGGTTTAATGGTATATCAATTTAATAAAAAAATGTTACCCAGATATTTTTATTTTTTTTTTGCAATACCACTTAATTAAGCTCAGCTAGATATTTGCAATAAAAGCACTGGCAAACAGAATTGATATTTAAAGAAAAACTTGCTTTATCGGGGGTATACCTTTTATCTATTATTCTGCCCTATGCAAAAGAGATTTGTAGAAATTCGGGACATTTTACGGGCGTTTTTTTGTAAAGTACTGATATACTTTTTTCTACCCAAATCAATATCAGTATGAAAATAAATACAAATTTTGCACCAT is drawn from Pedobacter sp. HDW13 and contains these coding sequences:
- a CDS encoding response regulator transcription factor, which codes for MKAGIFVVDDHYMVIEGIHSLLQHEKTLDWMGHATNAESCHSFLKLHQPEVILMDVNLPDKSGIELCKEVKQLYPTIAVLGLSTFNQQAIIRNMMDNGASGYVLKNATKEELLEAINTVLKGKVYYSQEAFSSLRKPEPNQLLITRREKEVLLLIAEGLTNAAIAEKLFISIPTVNTHRKSLLEKFEVKNTAMLISKATKLQLI